One Janthinobacterium sp. TB1-E2 genomic region harbors:
- a CDS encoding DUF4936 family protein translates to MKDLYVYYQVKEEHAQALEARVRAMQAKLAAASGVAPQLKRRPEAKDGLQTWMEIYPVVGEGFTELLAGASDEAGLLSLTAGARHTEVFMDLPPCA, encoded by the coding sequence ATGAAAGATCTGTACGTTTACTATCAGGTAAAAGAAGAGCATGCCCAGGCGCTGGAAGCCCGGGTCCGCGCCATGCAGGCGAAACTGGCGGCCGCGTCCGGCGTGGCGCCGCAACTGAAGCGCCGTCCGGAAGCCAAGGATGGCTTGCAGACGTGGATGGAGATCTACCCTGTCGTCGGTGAAGGTTTTACGGAGCTGCTGGCCGGCGCATCCGACGAAGCGGGCTTGCTGTCGTTGACGGCTGGCGCGCGCCATACGGAAGTGTTCATGGATTTGCCTCCATGTGCCTGA
- a CDS encoding NRDE family protein, whose amino-acid sequence MCLIVFAWKVNPHIPLIAAANRDEFYERASAPAGAWPEHPQVYAGRDLQAGGSWMGITQAGGGSSRFAAITNIRSPQDRNPDAPSRGALVADYLAGNMSPQDYIAQIRPGSGAYNGFNLVLGDADTLIWFSNRGDGDARNGQPLEPGIYGLSNALLDAPWPKVLKTKAQFASLLCQGAPDEAYFDMLADTTRAPDFRLPDTGVPLDLERVLSAVCIETPGYGTRTSTVVKLFPDSPGELHELVIQ is encoded by the coding sequence ATGTGCCTGATCGTTTTTGCCTGGAAAGTCAATCCGCACATCCCGCTGATTGCCGCCGCCAACCGCGACGAATTCTATGAACGCGCCAGCGCCCCCGCCGGCGCCTGGCCCGAACACCCGCAAGTGTATGCGGGCCGCGACCTGCAGGCGGGCGGCAGCTGGATGGGCATCACCCAGGCCGGCGGCGGCAGCTCGCGTTTTGCAGCCATCACGAATATCCGCAGCCCGCAAGACCGCAACCCGGACGCCCCCTCGCGCGGTGCCCTCGTGGCCGACTATTTGGCCGGCAATATGTCGCCGCAAGACTACATCGCGCAAATCCGCCCCGGCAGCGGTGCCTACAACGGTTTCAATCTGGTGCTCGGTGACGCCGATACCCTGATCTGGTTTTCCAACCGCGGCGATGGCGATGCGCGCAATGGCCAGCCATTGGAACCGGGCATCTACGGCCTGTCGAACGCCCTGCTCGACGCGCCGTGGCCGAAGGTCCTGAAGACCAAGGCCCAGTTCGCCAGCCTGCTGTGCCAGGGCGCGCCCGATGAAGCGTATTTCGACATGCTGGCCGACACCACGCGCGCGCCCGACTTCCGCTTGCCGGACACGGGCGTGCCGCTCGACCTCGAGCGCGTGCTGTCCGCTGTCTGCATCGAAACGCCGGGCTACGGCACGCGCACGTCCACCGTCGTGAAACTGTTCCCGGACTCTCCCGGCGAACTGCATGAGCTGGTGATTCAATAA
- a CDS encoding LacI family DNA-binding transcriptional regulator gives MATMEDVARAADVSLSTVSHVLNGTRKVSPKTVAAVNAAMQQIGYVPNMLARALAGSSSGTIGVAISAFTNHYFSETVRAIEAACTRHGLMMLFSDTHDDPEQELKVVQNLHQRRVDGIVLAPSGDTHHRTLDYLTSNKIASVLVDRMSAQPFDQVGVENIEATAELVSHLITVHGHRRIGFIAGAPGLSTTDERIDGYRLALQRANIVFDPELLRSGDSNLERSGAATRELLALPAGQRPTAIVAGNNLMTIGTMHALRDAHIAVPQDVSLAGFDDFDWADYFSPRLTVMAQPLEELGAMAVDLLIDRIANPGRARHVQRLSPTLRVRNSCGCP, from the coding sequence ATGGCCACCATGGAAGATGTAGCGCGGGCGGCGGACGTATCGCTGTCGACCGTCTCGCACGTACTCAACGGCACCCGCAAGGTCAGCCCGAAAACCGTCGCCGCCGTCAACGCGGCCATGCAGCAGATCGGCTATGTGCCGAACATGCTGGCGCGCGCCCTCGCCGGCTCCTCGTCGGGCACCATCGGCGTGGCCATTTCCGCCTTCACCAATCATTACTTCAGCGAAACCGTGCGCGCCATCGAGGCCGCCTGCACGCGCCACGGTCTGATGATGCTGTTTTCCGATACGCATGACGATCCCGAGCAGGAACTCAAAGTGGTGCAGAACTTGCACCAGCGCCGGGTCGACGGCATCGTGCTGGCGCCATCGGGCGACACGCACCACCGCACGCTCGACTATTTGACCAGCAACAAGATCGCTTCCGTGCTGGTCGACCGCATGTCGGCGCAACCGTTCGACCAGGTGGGCGTGGAAAACATCGAGGCGACGGCCGAACTGGTCAGCCACCTGATCACCGTCCACGGCCACCGCCGCATCGGGTTCATCGCGGGCGCGCCCGGCCTGTCCACGACGGACGAGCGTATCGATGGCTACCGCCTGGCCTTGCAGCGCGCCAATATCGTTTTCGATCCAGAGCTGCTGCGCTCGGGCGACTCCAACCTCGAGCGCAGCGGCGCGGCCACGCGCGAATTGCTGGCCCTGCCCGCCGGACAGCGTCCCACGGCCATCGTTGCCGGCAATAACCTGATGACCATCGGCACCATGCACGCCTTGCGCGACGCGCACATTGCGGTACCGCAAGACGTGTCCCTGGCAGGCTTCGATGATTTCGACTGGGCCGATTACTTCAGCCCCCGTCTAACCGTGATGGCGCAGCCGCTCGAAGAGCTGGGCGCCATGGCCGTCGACCTGTTGATCGACCGTATCGCCAATCCGGGCCGCGCCCGGCACGTGCAGCGCTTGTCGCCGACCCTGCGCGTGCGCAATTCCTGCGGCTGCCCCTGA
- the xylB gene encoding xylulokinase, which produces MSLGIDLGTSELKTVLMDSMGTVCGQASVRIDTSRPQPGWSEQAPQDWWAACVNALGQLRAGWPQEYAQIACIGLSGQMHGAVLLDSNDNVIRPAILWNDARAEAEAASLARDYPAYADVTGSLPMAGLTAPKLLWLQTHEPDAFNAIACLLSPKDYLRLQLTGNKVTDMSDAAGTLWLDEAKRAWFAPMLAACGLAPEQMPALAEGDAATGTVLAAVTDKLGLPSDVVVAAGGGDNPVSAVGIGAVNGGDSFISLGTSAAIVSVTEAPLGNPAGGVHSFCHALPGRWYAMGAILSGASCLRWATGVLGQPDEAALLALVESALPLDSAIAPSAPLFLPYLSGERTPHNDPQVRGAFLQLGHDSTPAQLGYAVLEGVAFALRDAMAAVTSTGAVVPHCMLVGGGARSQYWAQLLANVLGREMRTLHNSELSASLGAAKLGFAAIGQRQLLATSLPIKNTFLPDAAHSAALSIRYARYRSLFPAVQALHQLSDKE; this is translated from the coding sequence ATTTCCCTCGGTATCGATCTCGGTACTTCCGAACTGAAAACCGTGCTGATGGACAGCATGGGCACGGTATGCGGCCAGGCTTCCGTGCGCATCGATACCAGCCGCCCGCAGCCGGGCTGGTCCGAACAAGCGCCGCAGGACTGGTGGGCCGCCTGCGTCAACGCGCTGGGCCAGCTGCGCGCCGGCTGGCCGCAGGAATATGCGCAGATCGCCTGCATCGGCCTGTCGGGCCAGATGCATGGCGCCGTACTGCTCGACAGCAACGACAACGTGATCCGTCCCGCCATCCTGTGGAACGATGCGCGCGCCGAAGCCGAAGCGGCCAGTCTGGCGCGCGACTATCCCGCCTATGCGGACGTGACGGGCAGCCTGCCCATGGCAGGCCTGACGGCACCGAAACTGCTGTGGCTGCAAACGCACGAGCCTGACGCTTTCAATGCCATCGCCTGCCTGCTGTCGCCCAAGGATTATCTGCGCCTGCAGTTGACGGGCAACAAGGTCACCGACATGTCCGACGCGGCCGGTACCCTGTGGCTGGACGAGGCCAAGCGCGCCTGGTTTGCCCCCATGCTGGCCGCCTGCGGCCTGGCGCCGGAACAGATGCCGGCCTTGGCCGAAGGCGATGCGGCCACGGGCACGGTGCTGGCCGCCGTGACAGACAAGCTGGGCTTGCCTTCGGACGTGGTGGTGGCAGCCGGCGGCGGTGACAATCCTGTCTCGGCCGTGGGCATTGGCGCCGTCAATGGCGGCGACAGTTTTATATCACTGGGCACCAGCGCCGCCATCGTTTCCGTCACCGAAGCGCCTTTGGGCAACCCGGCCGGCGGCGTGCACAGCTTTTGCCACGCCCTGCCCGGCCGCTGGTATGCGATGGGCGCGATCCTGTCGGGCGCCAGCTGCCTGCGCTGGGCGACCGGCGTGCTGGGCCAGCCCGACGAGGCAGCCCTGCTGGCCCTCGTGGAAAGCGCCCTGCCGCTGGACAGCGCCATCGCGCCGTCCGCGCCCCTGTTCCTGCCCTACCTGTCGGGCGAGCGCACGCCGCACAACGACCCGCAAGTGCGCGGCGCTTTCCTGCAGCTGGGCCACGACAGCACGCCGGCGCAGCTCGGCTATGCCGTGCTCGAAGGCGTGGCCTTTGCCTTGCGCGACGCCATGGCGGCCGTCACGTCGACGGGCGCCGTCGTTCCCCACTGCATGCTGGTGGGCGGCGGCGCGCGCAGCCAGTACTGGGCGCAGTTGCTGGCCAATGTGCTGGGCCGCGAGATGCGCACACTGCACAACAGCGAACTGTCGGCCAGCCTGGGCGCGGCCAAGCTGGGCTTTGCCGCCATCGGCCAGCGCCAGTTGCTGGCCACCAGCTTGCCCATCAAAAACACTTTCCTGCCCGATGCCGCGCATAGCGCAGCCTTGAGCATCCGCTACGCTCGCTACCGTAGCCTGTTTCCCGCCGTGCAAGCCTTGCACCAACTCAGTGATAAGGAATAG
- the tal gene encoding transaldolase: MNQLQQLKQYSTVVADTGDFLQLARFAPQDATTNPSLILKAVLQPDYAPLLESTVAAHKHASLDDIVDQVLVRFGLEILKVVPGRVSTEVDARLSFDRDATVARGRRLIALYEAAGISRERVLIKVAATWEGIQAARELEKDGIFCNLTLLFAFCQAVACADAKVRLISPFVGRIYDWHKKSMGAAWDEVARSLSNDPGVQSVTRIFNYYKQHGIATQVMGASFRNVGQITALSGCDLLTISPDLLAKLEASDVPFERALGADLGAAQPAVTYDEASFRYALNDDAMATEKLAEGIRGFAVDAGKLDAMIEKLRNQ; encoded by the coding sequence ATGAATCAGCTGCAACAACTAAAACAGTACAGCACCGTCGTCGCCGACACGGGCGACTTCCTGCAACTGGCGCGCTTCGCGCCGCAGGACGCGACCACCAACCCGTCGCTGATTTTAAAAGCCGTGCTGCAGCCCGATTACGCGCCTTTGCTGGAAAGCACGGTCGCTGCGCACAAGCATGCATCGCTGGACGATATCGTCGACCAGGTGCTGGTGCGCTTCGGCCTGGAAATCCTGAAAGTGGTGCCGGGCCGCGTGTCGACGGAAGTCGATGCCCGTTTGAGCTTTGACCGCGACGCCACCGTGGCCCGCGGGCGCCGCCTGATCGCCCTGTATGAAGCGGCTGGCATCAGCCGCGAGCGCGTGCTGATCAAGGTCGCCGCCACCTGGGAAGGCATCCAGGCGGCGCGCGAGCTGGAAAAAGACGGCATCTTTTGCAACCTGACCCTGCTGTTCGCGTTTTGCCAGGCCGTCGCCTGCGCCGACGCGAAAGTGCGCCTGATTTCGCCATTCGTGGGCCGCATCTACGACTGGCACAAGAAATCGATGGGCGCGGCATGGGACGAAGTGGCGCGCAGCCTGTCCAACGATCCGGGTGTACAGTCGGTCACGCGCATCTTCAATTACTACAAACAACATGGCATCGCCACACAAGTGATGGGCGCCAGCTTCCGCAACGTGGGGCAGATCACGGCCCTGTCCGGCTGCGACTTGCTGACCATCAGCCCGGACTTGCTGGCGAAACTCGAAGCATCCGACGTGCCATTCGAGCGCGCCCTGGGCGCCGACCTGGGCGCGGCGCAGCCGGCCGTCACGTATGACGAGGCGTCTTTCCGCTACGCCTTGAACGACGACGCGATGGCGACCGAAAAGCTGGCTGAAGGCATCCGCGGCTTTGCCGTCGACGCGGGCAAGCTGGACGCCATGATCGAGAAATTACGCAATCAATAA
- a CDS encoding ABC transporter substrate-binding protein, with protein MKKVITASLLLSAACGAFAADKPLKSIGVSVGDLANPFFVAIGRGAEESAKKLGGPGVKVTTVSSKYDLNTQVDQIENFIANKTDIIILNAVDSKGIAPAIKKARNAGVVVIAVDVGAVGASATVMSDNTMAGDVSCAYLAKQIGGKGNVVILNGPPVTSVIDRVNGCKKTLAAFKDIKILSDNQNAGGSRDGGMTVMSNLLTAYPKIDGVFAINDPTGIGAELAIKQAKRTDVKLITAVDGAPDGQNALKNKAGLFAATSAQNPYRMATDAVQMGYDIMNGRTPKQTMVLLPTPAITKENVATYTGWVKN; from the coding sequence ATGAAAAAAGTCATTACCGCCTCCCTGCTGTTGTCCGCCGCCTGTGGCGCTTTCGCCGCTGACAAACCGCTGAAATCCATCGGCGTGAGCGTGGGCGACCTGGCCAACCCGTTTTTTGTCGCCATCGGCCGCGGCGCGGAAGAAAGCGCGAAAAAACTGGGCGGCCCTGGCGTGAAAGTCACCACGGTGTCCAGCAAGTATGACCTGAACACCCAGGTGGACCAGATTGAAAACTTTATTGCCAACAAGACCGACATCATCATCCTGAACGCCGTCGATTCCAAGGGCATCGCCCCAGCCATCAAGAAAGCGCGCAATGCGGGCGTGGTCGTGATCGCCGTCGACGTGGGTGCCGTGGGCGCGTCGGCCACCGTGATGTCCGACAACACCATGGCTGGCGACGTGTCGTGCGCCTACCTGGCCAAGCAGATCGGCGGCAAGGGCAATGTCGTGATCCTGAACGGCCCGCCGGTCACGTCCGTGATCGACCGCGTCAACGGCTGCAAGAAAACCCTGGCCGCGTTCAAGGATATCAAGATCCTGTCCGACAACCAGAACGCGGGCGGCAGCCGCGACGGCGGCATGACCGTGATGTCGAACCTGCTGACGGCCTATCCGAAGATCGACGGCGTGTTCGCCATCAACGATCCTACCGGTATCGGCGCCGAACTGGCGATCAAGCAAGCGAAGCGCACGGACGTCAAACTGATCACGGCCGTCGATGGCGCGCCCGATGGCCAGAACGCCCTGAAAAACAAGGCTGGTCTGTTTGCCGCCACCTCGGCGCAAAACCCGTACCGCATGGCCACCGACGCCGTGCAAATGGGCTACGACATCATGAATGGCCGCACGCCAAAACAAACGATGGTGCTGTTGCCGACCCCGGCCATCACCAAGGAAAACGTCGCCACCTACACGGGCTGGGTAAAGAACTGA
- a CDS encoding sugar ABC transporter ATP-binding protein produces the protein MSDNIIFEMRGIEKRFGATRALRGVHLTVRSGEIHAVMGENGAGKSTLMKILSGVYTPDAGEIILDGKPIRIRNPGEARALGINLIYQELSVAKNMTVAQNVFMGSEPKGPFWTVKGGEMRARTNAILADLGSRFDADTMVSTLSIAEQQQVEIARALVHKSRILIMDEPTAALSDRETEQLFRIIEEQRDKGLAVLYISHRMAEVERLARRITVLRDGAYVGELGKDELDQKKVVQMMVGRPADDFYSHQRRTTRGAERLRVENVGGGKVKPASFTLHAGEVTGLAGLVGAGRTELARLIFGADKKQTGQVWLDGQEVHIHRPLAAIRHGIGYLPEDRKSLGLFMQLSAMENMSMNILSKHATAGVVNRGALTQLTREAIANLNVKVSGPDGIVGGLSGGNQQKVLLARWLAIAPKVLILDEPTRGVDVGAKSEIYKIIHQLADAGTAVLCISSELAELVGICDRVMVMCEGRMTGEVTGDDITQEKILAYATHLEAA, from the coding sequence ATGAGCGACAATATTATTTTTGAAATGCGCGGCATCGAGAAGCGCTTTGGCGCCACGCGCGCGCTGCGCGGCGTGCACCTGACGGTGCGCAGCGGCGAAATCCATGCCGTGATGGGCGAAAATGGCGCCGGCAAGAGCACCCTGATGAAAATCCTCTCGGGCGTGTACACGCCGGACGCTGGCGAGATCATTCTCGACGGCAAGCCGATCCGCATCCGCAACCCGGGCGAGGCACGCGCGCTCGGCATCAACCTGATCTACCAGGAACTGAGCGTGGCCAAGAACATGACGGTGGCGCAGAACGTCTTCATGGGCAGCGAGCCGAAAGGACCGTTCTGGACCGTCAAGGGCGGCGAAATGCGCGCGCGCACGAACGCCATCCTGGCCGACCTCGGTTCCCGCTTCGACGCCGACACCATGGTCTCGACGCTGTCGATCGCCGAGCAGCAGCAGGTGGAAATCGCCCGCGCCCTCGTGCACAAAAGCCGCATCCTGATCATGGACGAGCCCACTGCCGCCCTGTCCGACCGGGAAACAGAACAATTATTCCGCATCATCGAAGAGCAGCGCGACAAGGGCCTGGCCGTGCTGTACATCAGCCACCGCATGGCCGAGGTGGAGCGCCTGGCGCGCCGCATCACGGTGCTGCGCGACGGCGCCTATGTGGGCGAGCTGGGCAAGGATGAACTCGATCAAAAGAAAGTCGTGCAAATGATGGTGGGCCGCCCCGCCGACGACTTTTATTCGCACCAGCGGCGCACCACGCGCGGCGCCGAACGCTTGCGCGTGGAAAACGTGGGCGGTGGCAAGGTCAAGCCTGCCTCGTTCACCCTGCATGCGGGCGAAGTGACGGGTCTTGCCGGCCTCGTCGGCGCGGGCCGCACGGAACTGGCGCGCCTGATCTTTGGCGCGGACAAGAAGCAAACGGGGCAAGTGTGGCTCGACGGCCAGGAAGTGCACATCCACCGGCCGCTGGCAGCCATCCGCCACGGCATCGGCTACCTGCCCGAAGACCGCAAGAGCCTGGGCCTGTTCATGCAATTGTCGGCCATGGAAAACATGTCGATGAATATCCTGTCCAAGCATGCGACGGCGGGCGTCGTCAACCGTGGCGCCCTGACTCAGCTCACGCGCGAGGCGATTGCCAACCTCAACGTGAAAGTGTCGGGACCGGACGGCATCGTCGGCGGCCTGTCCGGCGGCAACCAGCAGAAAGTCTTGCTGGCGCGCTGGCTGGCCATCGCGCCGAAAGTGCTGATCCTCGACGAACCGACGCGCGGCGTGGACGTGGGCGCGAAGAGCGAAATCTACAAGATCATCCACCAGCTGGCGGACGCGGGCACGGCCGTGCTGTGCATTTCCAGCGAACTGGCCGAGCTGGTCGGCATTTGCGACCGCGTGATGGTGATGTGCGAAGGACGCATGACGGGCGAAGTCACGGGCGACGATATCACGCAGGAAAAAATCCTTGCCTACGCTACCCATCTGGAAGCGGCATAA
- a CDS encoding ABC transporter permease subunit, with protein sequence MTTSTTSGAARAGEPFNASNLMRRLGMLPVLVVLYLAMYGLTVYFSADGTSTFMTSNNTMNIFRQVSINIVLASGMTFVILTSGIDLSVGSVLAVSAVAGMLMSLSAQFAGFSIPTFLIVGLLLGALNGVLVALVGLNPFVVTLGTMTALRGAAYLLADGTSVLNTEIPSFEWMGNGSFLAVPWLIWLAAAVVLLTWFILRKTTLGLHIYAVGGNIQAARLTGIKVGLVLMFVYTISGLFAGLGGAMSASRLYAANGNWGTGYELDAIAAVVLGGTSLMGGVGSVWGTVIGALIIGVMNNGLTILGLSSFWQYVAKGVVIVLAVILDKWRQSHAQN encoded by the coding sequence ATGACAACGAGTACCACCAGCGGCGCCGCGCGCGCCGGCGAACCCTTCAATGCCTCGAACCTGATGCGCCGCCTGGGCATGCTGCCCGTGCTGGTGGTGCTGTACCTGGCCATGTATGGCCTGACCGTGTATTTCTCGGCCGACGGCACGTCGACGTTCATGACCAGCAATAACACCATGAACATCTTCCGCCAGGTGTCGATCAACATCGTGCTGGCATCCGGCATGACTTTCGTCATTCTGACCAGTGGCATCGATCTGTCCGTCGGTTCCGTGCTGGCCGTCTCGGCCGTGGCGGGCATGCTGATGTCGCTGTCGGCCCAGTTCGCCGGCTTTTCGATTCCCACCTTCCTCATCGTCGGCCTGCTGCTGGGCGCGCTGAACGGCGTGCTGGTCGCTCTCGTCGGCCTGAACCCCTTCGTCGTGACTTTGGGCACCATGACGGCCCTGCGCGGCGCCGCCTACCTGCTGGCCGACGGCACCAGCGTGCTGAACACGGAAATCCCTAGCTTTGAATGGATGGGCAACGGCAGCTTCCTGGCCGTGCCCTGGCTGATCTGGCTGGCGGCCGCCGTGGTGCTGCTGACGTGGTTCATCCTGCGCAAAACGACACTGGGCCTGCATATCTACGCCGTCGGCGGCAATATCCAGGCAGCGCGTTTGACCGGCATCAAGGTCGGCCTCGTCCTGATGTTTGTCTACACGATCAGCGGCCTGTTCGCCGGCCTGGGCGGCGCCATGTCGGCCAGCCGTCTGTATGCGGCCAACGGCAACTGGGGTACGGGCTATGAGCTCGACGCCATCGCGGCCGTCGTGCTCGGCGGCACCAGCCTGATGGGCGGCGTGGGCTCCGTCTGGGGCACCGTCATCGGCGCCCTGATCATTGGCGTGATGAACAATGGCTTGACGATTTTGGGACTGTCGTCGTTCTGGCAGTATGTGGCCAAGGGTGTCGTGATCGTGCTGGCGGTGATCCTCGACAAATGGCGCCAGTCGCACGCGCAGAACTGA
- a CDS encoding GNAT family N-acetyltransferase translates to MTKHTIRLGDWATLGPDATAIRFEVFVDEQKVPAEIELDDMDAVCLHAVAYDDAGNAIGTGRLLPDGHIGRMAVRQPGRGTGVGGAILTLLMDKARERGDAAVVLNAQTVAAPFYARHGFVQQGEQFEEAGIAHVEMRLEF, encoded by the coding sequence ATGACCAAGCACACCATCCGCCTCGGCGACTGGGCCACCCTGGGCCCTGACGCTACCGCCATCCGTTTTGAAGTCTTCGTCGATGAACAGAAAGTGCCGGCCGAGATCGAACTCGACGACATGGATGCCGTCTGCCTGCATGCCGTTGCCTATGACGATGCCGGCAATGCCATCGGCACGGGCCGGCTATTGCCAGACGGCCACATCGGCCGCATGGCCGTGCGCCAGCCGGGCCGCGGCACGGGCGTAGGTGGCGCCATTTTGACCTTGCTGATGGACAAAGCCCGCGAGCGCGGCGATGCAGCGGTGGTCTTGAATGCGCAAACCGTGGCCGCGCCATTCTATGCGCGCCACGGTTTCGTGCAGCAGGGGGAACAATTTGAAGAGGCGGGGATTGCGCATGTGGAGATGCGGCTGGAGTTTTAA
- a CDS encoding helix-turn-helix transcriptional regulator → MPVFSDDSSSDWEDPDCVPRPVVTLGAVGREMDSRKERDFHQHRKGQFLLWMRGVLTCEVDGGFWLVPPGSAIWVPGGTQHRMDGAGTVDCYVVYVDPAVGDALPRECCTLSTTPLLRELVIRSAALPMRYEEGGMASRVMTLLLDEMALAQPGQVHLPLTTDKRLRKLVEWIMARPSDPGNIESWAQRMGISARTLSRLVSRETGMSFGRWRRQLHILLALQWMARGATVQHVAEGLGYENASNFVVMFRKILGETPGRYLKSNA, encoded by the coding sequence ATGCCTGTTTTCAGCGACGACTCGTCCAGCGACTGGGAAGACCCCGACTGCGTGCCAAGGCCGGTGGTCACGCTTGGCGCCGTTGGCCGCGAGATGGATAGCCGCAAGGAGAGGGATTTCCATCAGCATCGAAAAGGCCAGTTCCTGCTCTGGATGCGCGGCGTGCTCACCTGCGAGGTGGACGGCGGCTTCTGGCTGGTGCCGCCAGGAAGCGCCATTTGGGTCCCCGGCGGCACACAACATCGAATGGATGGGGCCGGCACGGTCGATTGTTACGTGGTGTATGTCGACCCTGCGGTGGGCGACGCCTTGCCGCGGGAATGCTGCACCTTGTCGACCACGCCACTGCTGCGTGAATTGGTGATCCGTTCAGCGGCATTGCCGATGCGCTATGAAGAGGGCGGCATGGCGTCACGAGTGATGACACTGCTTCTCGACGAAATGGCGCTGGCGCAGCCCGGCCAGGTTCATCTTCCCCTGACGACAGACAAGCGGCTACGCAAACTGGTCGAGTGGATCATGGCGCGTCCGTCCGATCCCGGCAACATCGAATCATGGGCGCAGCGGATGGGCATCAGTGCGCGCACGCTGTCACGCCTCGTGTCCCGGGAAACCGGCATGAGTTTCGGACGCTGGCGCAGGCAACTGCATATCCTGCTCGCCTTGCAATGGATGGCCAGGGGCGCCACGGTCCAGCATGTCGCAGAGGGCTTGGGCTACGAGAACGCGAGCAATTTTGTCGTCATGTTTCGCAAAATACTCGGTGAAACACCTGGACGTTACCTGAAATCGAACGCTTGA
- a CDS encoding FAD-dependent monooxygenase → MEQTKKILICGGGIAGPACAWWLTRYGYSVVLVEKAGALRVGGQNVDVKDAAQQVIKRMGLTEQVEARDTLECGQKWLDAAGKVVAVFPKGSIGGLTCDFEILRGDFARILFDATRGTCEYRFGTSVSRVEEIENGVRATFSNGTAEDFALVICADGVSSPTRDLALAAETRMRYLGAYMAFFNIPRRPEDDFWACSVNGIGGTMINLRPGGLTETTVLMTFPAAEPGVRSPTAPSPREMLRTALAGRGKVADRIIAELDTVQDFYFGPMSQVQASTWSKGRLVLLGDAAHCPTPFTGKGTALALVGAYVLAGEIKRCATHTEAFQAYERILRPYAERTQQELSPRLIRLMHVRTRLGIAIAHLLQRCVGSALIQSLLQANAKTRARRIDEDFTLPIY, encoded by the coding sequence ATGGAACAAACGAAGAAAATCCTGATCTGCGGCGGCGGCATCGCCGGCCCTGCGTGTGCCTGGTGGCTGACCAGGTACGGCTACTCCGTGGTGCTCGTCGAAAAGGCCGGCGCGCTCAGGGTCGGCGGGCAGAACGTCGATGTGAAGGACGCCGCGCAGCAGGTCATCAAGCGCATGGGTTTGACGGAACAGGTCGAGGCACGCGACACGCTGGAATGCGGACAGAAGTGGCTCGACGCGGCCGGCAAGGTGGTGGCTGTTTTTCCCAAAGGTAGTATCGGCGGACTGACCTGCGATTTCGAAATCCTGCGCGGCGATTTCGCCCGTATTTTGTTCGATGCGACCCGCGGCACCTGCGAATACCGTTTTGGCACGTCCGTCAGCCGCGTTGAAGAGATTGAAAATGGTGTGCGGGCAACCTTTTCCAATGGTACGGCAGAGGACTTCGCGCTGGTGATCTGCGCCGACGGCGTGAGCTCGCCGACCAGAGACCTGGCGCTGGCCGCTGAAACGCGCATGCGTTACCTCGGCGCCTACATGGCGTTTTTCAACATTCCCCGGCGGCCGGAAGACGACTTCTGGGCCTGCTCCGTCAACGGCATAGGCGGTACGATGATCAACCTGCGGCCAGGTGGCTTGACGGAAACTACCGTGCTGATGACCTTTCCAGCCGCTGAGCCTGGTGTGCGGAGTCCGACGGCGCCATCGCCGCGCGAGATGCTGCGCACGGCACTGGCAGGCCGGGGCAAGGTGGCCGATCGTATCATCGCCGAGCTGGATACCGTCCAGGACTTCTACTTCGGACCGATGAGCCAGGTGCAAGCATCGACCTGGTCAAAAGGCCGGCTGGTCTTGCTGGGCGATGCGGCGCACTGCCCGACGCCATTCACGGGCAAGGGCACGGCGCTGGCGCTGGTGGGAGCCTACGTGCTGGCAGGGGAAATCAAGAGGTGCGCGACCCACACCGAGGCTTTCCAGGCATATGAACGCATCCTGCGCCCGTATGCCGAGCGTACGCAGCAGGAGCTCAGCCCTCGTCTCATCCGGCTCATGCACGTGCGGACGCGGCTCGGCATAGCCATCGCGCATCTGTTGCAACGGTGCGTCGGCAGCGCATTGATCCAGTCGCTGTTGCAAGCGAACGCCAAGACCAGGGCGCGCAGGATCGACGAGGATTTCACGCTGCCGATCTATTGA